Proteins found in one Leptidea sinapis chromosome 23, ilLepSina1.1, whole genome shotgun sequence genomic segment:
- the LOC126971289 gene encoding traf2 and NCK-interacting protein kinase: MAHQLAPSVNCSLDDIDLGALKDPAGIFELIEVVGNGTYGQVYKGRHTKTGQLAAIKVMDVTQDEEEEIKLEINVLKKYSNHRNIATYYGAFIKKSPPGKDDQLWLVMEYCGAGSVTDLVKSTKGQSLKEEWISYICREILRGLSYLHSNKVIHRDIKGQNVLLTDNAEVKLVDFGVSAQLDRTIGRRNTFIGTPYWMAPEVIACDENPEATYDNRSDLWSLGITALEMAESQPPLCDLHPMRALFLIPRNPPPRLKSKKWTKKFHGFIETVLVKDYHQRPYTEQLLRQAFIRDQPTERQVRIQLKDHIDRCKKRKQDNSVREDYKYSGSEGEEEDNAIAGEPSSIVHNAPHQGGDTLRRNFQQIQEGRAAEAQQPQPPPKRNSKREEREEIPEPGPPARPSIPQRLIVVPDPQAQQPNRYRPLPPTPKSSGSSNSSERSNNGTPPSSGPQPPQRGSHHMFKPMLPPRRPEDLDKLAAQLNELSVVSGNDPPNRPPRAPTNGQGPPVERNQPEPTFDDSDSDSDADEGGGRVRNDGTLLASDPPKPLPGLCAVSEDGVPAPPTRPLPPTPDDDDPHADRTLVKRGRASGANEGSGSRTSSVLPDLLSQAGQPTTPPRHDKSTSEEYRQAIAGGGHAPHHHPHPSSAQSTPSKSFIAGAASPHPLQHSPSNSSVGSQQQFLPLSEA; the protein is encoded by the exons ATGGCGCATCAACTGGCACCGTCTGTAAATTGTTCATTAGATGATATTGACCTCGGTGCATTAAAG GATCCTGCAGGAATATTTGAACTCATAGAAGTTGTGGGAAATGGTACTTATGGCCAAGTATATAAG GGACGCCATACAAAAACTGGTCAACTTGCTGCCATCAAGGTGATGGATGTTACCCAGGATGAGGAAGAAGAGataaaattagaaataaatgtattaaagaAATATTCTAATCATCGCAACATTGCTACTTACTATGGTgctttcattaaaaagagtCCACCGGGGAAAGATGATCAACTTTGGCTTGTTATGGAATACTGTGGTGCTG gATCTGTGACTGACTTAGTTAAATCAACAAAGGGTCAGTCTCTAAAAGAAGAGTGGATCTCATACATTTGTCGAGAAATACTCAGAGGGCTTAGCTATTTACATTCAAACAAAGTCATTCATCGTGATATAAAAGgtcaaaatgttttattgacTGACAATGCTGAAGTGAAATTAG TTGATTTTGGAGTGTCCGCACAGCTGGATAGAACGATAGGCAGAAGGAACACATTTATTGGGACACCATACTGGATGGCACCAGAAGTGATTGCGTGTGATGAAAATCCAGAAGCAACATATGATAATCGCTCTGACCTTTGGTCCCTTGGTATCACTGCCCTCGAAATGGCAGAAAGTCAACCACCACTATGTGATCTACATCCAATGAGAGCTCTCTTCCTCATTCCCAG AAATCCTCCTCCGAGGTTAAAATCGAAAAAGTGGACCAagaagtttcatggttttattgAGACTGTTCTTGTAAAGGATTATCATCAGCGACCGTATACTGAACAATTATTAAGACAAGCATTTATAAG AGATCAACCAACAGAGAGGCAAGTAAGGATACAGTTGAAAGACCACATTGATCGATGTAAGAAGCGTAAGCAAGACAATTCTGTACGTGAGGACTACAAGTACTCAGGTTCTGAAGGTGAAGAGGAAGATAATGCAATCGCTGGTGAACCTTCCTCTATTGTACACAATGCACCGCACCAGGGAGGTGATACCCTGCGCAGAAACTTCCAACAGATTCAGGAGGGCAG AGCTGCAGAGGCGCAACAACCTCAACCGCCTCCGAAACGCAACAGCAAACGTGAGGAACGTGAAGAGATTCCAG AGCCTGGACCACCGGCGAGGCCATCCATACCACAAAGACTGATTGTAGTACCGGATCCACAAGCACAACAGCCTAACAGATATAG GCCTCTACCACCAACACCAAAATCATCGGGTTCATCAAACAGCTCTGAGAGATCAAACAATGGCACCCCACCATCCAGTGGGCCCCAGCCCCCCCAAAGGGGATCCCATCACATGTTTAAGCCAATG CTTCCACCAAGAAGACCAGAG GATTTGGACAAGTTGGCTGCTCAACTGAATGAGTTGAGTGTTGTGTCTGGCAACGACCCACCAAATCGACCTCCAAGGGCACCCACTAATGGACAAG GACCACCCGTAGAGAGGAATCAACCAGAGCCGACGTTTGATGATTCCGATAGTGATTCGGACGCTGATGAAGGCGGCGGAAGGGTGCGGAATGACGGCACTCTCCTGGCCAGCGATCCACCCAAACCACT GCCGGGACTATGCGCCGTGTCGGAGGACGGTGTTCCGGCCCCGCCCACTCGTCCACTCCCGCCGACTCCAGACGACGATGACCCGCACGCTGATAGGACGCTCGTCAAACGG ggTCGGGCGAGTGGTGCGAATGAAGGCAGCGGTTCGCGCACCAGCTCAGTGCTCCCCGACCTTCTGAGTCAAGCAGGTCAGCCTACGACACCCCCGCGCCACGACAAGTCTACCAGCGAAGAG TACAGGCAAGCAATAGCGGGCGGTGGCCATGCGCCCCACCACCACCCCCACCCGTCGTCCGCCCAGTCCACCCCGTCCAAGTCGTTCATCGCGGGCGCCGCCTCCCCCCACCCCCTGCAGCACTCCCCCTCCAACTCGTCGGTGGGGTCGCAGCAACAGTTCCTCCCTCT gtctgaggcataa